AGCGAGCTGGAAGCGAGACGTCTGTAATCGGATTTCGAGTCCACGGAGCCTCGGGAACCTTCTCGCATCCCAGCGTGACCACCGAAGTTTGACTATCCGGCAGCACGGAAATACGAACCATTATCGGGTTCAGGAGTCTTCGCGTGGCGCCCAGCCCCTCGATGTCGAGTCAATCGAGGATCTGTTCGAACTCCCCTGTATGGCGAATATGGCCGAACGTCTCCACGAGAAGAAGCCAGTCCGAAAGGATCTGTACAACTTTGCCCGGATGGTGATGTGGCTGCCACAGTATCAGAACAGCGACCTCGAGACGATTGTCGCAGACCTCAAGGACGTCTTCTCACGGTGGCCTTGGTACGATGAACAGGTTACCGATTACCAGATTCGCTACGAGTTCTCGAACACGATTGGGGGCAACACCCCGCTTCCGATGAACTGCGACAACGACGATATGCAGCGGTACTGTATCGGGCAGGAGCGGTGTCCATACTCGATTTGGGGGAGTCTCCCCTTCCCGGATGAGATGTACGACCAGTTGGATGGGGCCGAAACTACTGGCGGGGAGTTCTAATTCGATTGATTTCAGCGAACTCAATTCATCATATCTTGAGGGATGAAGTCCTCGTGTGCGATACGGTGGTGTAATTCACGAGGTTGAGTCGTGAGGAGTGTCAAGTGATGATAATCCCCCCGTCAATTTCCATGTAGGGGTGCCCATAGCCGCAGTAGGTCAAACAGCTCAGTGTGTAGTCGCCCCGTCGCGTCGCACCTAACTGTCGAACGACGGGCCTGGTGGCGTTCTGGGGGAGCGCGACCGGGTGCATCATCATTCCACCACCCATGTGAACCTGTCCTGACGGCATGATCGCGAGGCTGTGGTCGGGATACTGCTCGTTCGCTGCCTCCAGCAGTTCGTGGAAGTCGCCGCTAGATGGAGGCGGGATGCGCTCCTCATTTCGTTCTTCGAGTGTCTCGTGGCCGGGGAGTGCCTCGCGGATGGACAATGGAAGGGATTGCATGGCTTAACCCGAGAGCGTGTTGAACGAAACGACGCGAAGAACATCGTTCCGTTGCAGGCTGACACGCTCCTGTTCCTCGCCGGATTCGTCGACGATGACGAAGCCCCAGTGGTAGGCCCCGACGTAGATCGTCCTGTCGACACCGTCGCCACTGCCAGGGAGATTCTCGACACAGCCAGAGAGACCTGCGATGCCAGCTCCAAGCGCGGTCAGGAACTCCCGCCGCTGTACTGTCGGAGACATGATCGTGCTATTGCGACTCCTTGCGGCTGAGTTTCGTCCGTCGTTCCTCGAACTCCTCATCGGAGAGATCACCGCGAGCGTACGCCACTCGGAGTTCCTCGAGTGCTCTATCGCCGGTCAGCGATGACCCGACACCGCCAACGAGGCCGCGATAGAGGCGATAGCCGATACCGACGAGGACGACGAGCCAGACGAGCATCATCCCGATGCCCCACAGTGGGGAGAGGCCGCCAGCCATTCCGCCACCCCACCACCAGCCCATCATTCCCATCATCGGCATCGCAAATACCATCATTAGCAGCGGGAACAGGACGATTACCGCCAGGACGATCAGGATGATGCGGAGCAAGCCGTCGGACGTGCGTTCTGTCGACATATGAACCACTAGTGAAGTTCGTCGACTGCGTCGATAAGCTTGGTCGGCTGCCAGTACTGCTCCAGTAATAGTCTCTGATTTGAGGGCAGCCGATACGTTGCTCCGTGTCTTCGCTAGAATGGGTCCCCCTGACAGTAGGCGACGACGTCAGGCGACTATGGTACGTCGGCGATCCACAGTCGTCAGAACATCCCCACGCACAGGCCCTGACAGGCATCAGTTCTCTTGATTCCGTACCAATCGTTCACGGCGTCGTTGGAACTCCGCTTCGTCGATCTCGCCTCGTGCGTATCGGCGTTGGAGGGTTTCCATCGCGGAATCGTCACTCTCGGGAGGTGCATCATCTCGACCCAGTGCCCAGTAGAGTAGTCCGGCAACCAGCCCCAGTATTCCGAGTGCCCCGCTGACGAACGGCAGCCCGCGACCCCAGCCACCGTTTCGGCCGTTCATCATCCCTGAACCAGACCCCATACCGGGACCCATTATTCCGCCATCGGAGTTTCCGTCGCCTCCGGTGCTGGACCCATATGCTATGGCACCCTGTTCGACGATCGCGTCGCTCTCGGGCACGTCGCCGTCCGGAATCGGACTCTCCGCGGCTGGACCGCCGGGGCTGCCGACGACGATGCGACCGACCATCCCGATTGACTTGTGTGGGATACAGTAGTAGTCGTACGTGCCTGGCTCTTCGAACGTGTACTCGAAGGATCCCGACGAGATGGTCCCGCTATCGAATACGCTGGCGTCAGATGGAATCCGGTTCTCGTAGGCGGTCGCCGAGTGTGCTCCGGCCGCTATCTCGAAGCGGACGGTCGTGCCGGGGTCGACGTGGAGCCCGATCGGGTCGAAGTAGTTGTTGGCCCATCCTGACAACGGGCGTCTCCTGGGCAGTGATTGGCCGAGCGAGTCCCGCCGTCGCGACTGTGCTGGCTCCGAGTGCTCCCAGGAACTGGCGTCTACTGTAGTTCATTATTTGATTGTTTGGTTTCCGTCATCTGCGTACGATGCTGGCGAGTCGTTGCGTGAGTCCGGTCGCTTGCTGGTCTGCACGTTCGATAGCCGCCTCCAGTTCGTCCCGGTCGACGATGCCGATGAACTCGTCAGTCCGCTCCCCGTTCGCATACACGAGCGTCGTTGGTGTCTTTCGGACGCCGTACTCCTCGGCCGTCTCCAGATCGGTCTAGATGTCGACCTCGCGAAATTCGACATCCGGATACGCATCTTCGATGCCTTCGTTTTTCTCTCGTTGCGTTGCGCACGCCCCGCACGTCTCCTGCGTGAAGAGGAGTACTTCCGTCATAGTAGCTAGTATGGTCTTGTACCTTTATCACATTTCTGTTCACATCCGAAAGCTGTGAGGGTCACAGATTTCGGAATCCAAGGGAAGCGGACGTGAGTAACGCGGGAGTTGGTGGTCGAGACGATTACTCCGACTGTTCGAGTCTCTCGCGGCGGGCTTCGAACTCTTCGTCAGTGAGATCGCCGCGAGCGTATGCCGTGCGGAGTTCTTCCATCGCGGGATCTCGAGATGTCTGCGTTTCGCTCATGCGCCGGAAGACGAGGTAGCCACCACCGAGGAGGATAAGGAGGAAGATGAGCGGGACGAGCATCCCGACGAGCGGCCACCATCCACCAGTCCCGCCATACTGACCCATTATCCCACCGTACCCCATCATCCCGCCGAATCCCATCCCCATCGTGAGCAACGGGAGCAAGATGATCGCTCCGAGGATCAGGAGCACGATGGTCGTGGTGTCGAGCTGGTTCGGTGAAGGCATCGAGATCAGGTCTCCGACTTCGATCCTAGTTCGTCGGTAACGGCCGAGAGAACACGCTCGAAGCGCTCGTTGACCTCGGTCGCGATTGAATCGAGCGCGTCGTTGTCTGCGATGCCGACTAATTGCTGCGGATCGACGGCACTCACCATGACCTCGCCGTCGTCGGTTTCGTAGACGATGACGTTACACGGGAGGAGTGCACCGAGTTCGATTTCTTCGGTCAGTCCCTCGTATGCCAGCGGGGGATTGCATGCACCGAGAATGCGGTACTGGCGGAACTCTTCGCCGAGTTTTTCCTTGAGCGTCGCTTGGATGTCGATGTCACAGAGGACGCCGAATCCTTCGTCTTTGAGCGCAGCAATCGTCGTGTCGACGACGTCGTCGAACTCACCGGTGACTGAAGTCTGTATTGTGTATTCCATGGAATATCATACCCCGTCCACGGGGTTAACGGTCGGGTGCCGCAACGGCGAGCGTTGGGGGTGTGGTGCACCGGTTGGAACAGCAGCGGTTCCGGTCATCCGGTACGTTCGAGCTGTTTTCGCCGCCGATCGAATGCGTCGTCCGAGAGCTCACCGCGGGCGTAGCGCTCGCGGAGAACCGACAGCGACTGCTCATTGTTCCCGCCGGACCCTCGATTGAGTAGCGTATAGCCGATGTAGAGGGGGACGGCGATGAGGAGCCCCATCCAGAGGAGCCCCCAGAGCCCCATCGTTCCGCCGAAAAGGCCCAGCTACTCCCGCCCATCATACCACCGCCGTAGCTCCCACTACTGTGGACAGCAGCCGTCCCAGTTGCCGCAACCAGCAGCGGGACAGAGAGTATCGCGAGTCGACGAGCAGTGCGTCCGATGCGAATGGTGAGTTGCGTCATTATCTTGAGTTGGTGAATCGTGGTGTTCGGCTGAAGCGATCGAAACGGTCAGGGCCTATCAGCAGTGGCTCTGCCCGTACATCCCGCCGTTGTAGTCGTCGTTAGCCCCATTGTGGTATTCCTCGTCAGCCATGTCCTGGGCCATCTCGTCGACGGTCACACCCATGTGCGACTCCATCCACTTGACAGCACCGGGGCCCATGTGCTCGGTCATGTGGTCTTCCATCCAGGCCGCCCAGTCGTCGGCGGTCCCGTCGTACGGGGGCGCGTCGTCTGCGGTCGTTTCGTTGCCGTGTGCGCTGACCACAGGCGCAGCGAAAGCGAGTCCGATGATCGCGAGCGCTACGAGCAGCCAGCGGCCGATGGTGAAGTTGGTCATTGCCATTCTCCTCGATTAGTCGTAGGACCCCTCTGGAGTTATCGCGATGGGTGTGAATCCGCGCAGGAGAACGTTCGAGAATGTGTATAGGGTGTTCTAATCGTTTTTCAGGAACAGAATCGTTCATAGCCGCCGAATTCGATGAGAATTCGGTTCGCCCTCCTTCTCCATCATGGACCGGTTGAAGCCAGCGATAGTGAGACGAGCTACTTTGGAATGTTAACGAATCTAGCTCAGCCATGGGTACATGGATGGGCTGGGACGTTTTCTGACTACTGCTATTGAAGACGGTGCTGATGAAACGAGGATCTCGCCCTCACGAGTCATGCGAAACGCGGATTGAGGGAGTAGCTGTCCGTGTCCAACTCACCAGCTGATTCAGAGTCTAGTATCTCAGTCGTCAACACGTTACGGACAGAAAATTACGACCCTGTCTCACCCATGGAGTGTTAGCCAAAGCTCTGTAAAAGATTGAACCCCATGTATCCTATATGGAGAAAAAGGAATACGCGATCCTCGCCGTCATTGCGCTCGCGACGGTCGCACTCGGTGTCGTCCCTTGTGGCCGTTCTTCGTCGAGAGCACGCGCCAGTTCCTGACGACGACCGCTGCGATGGCGTGGATCACGTGGTGGGCGCTCGTGATCGGCTTCACAATCGCCGGCGGCGTCGAAGCCTGGACCTCGAATGAGCAGGTCGCGGACCTCCTTGACGGTCACGGACTGCGCGAGATTGGCTACGGGTCGCTGTTCGGGTTCGTCTCCTCGTCGTGCTCGTACAGCGCGATCGCAACTGCGAAGAACCTCTTCAAGAAGGGCGGTTCTGCCGCCGCGACCATCGGGGCGTTCATGTTCGCCTCGACGAACCTCGTCATCGAGATCGGTATCGTGATCTACATCCTGTTGGGCTGGCAGTTCCTGGTCGCAGACCTCGTCGGCGGATTCATGCTCATCGGCCTGATGGCGTTCGGCTTCGTTTACCTTACTCCTGACAAGGTAATCGATCAGGCCCGGCAAAACGTCCTCGACGAGGGTGCCCCGACCGTGCAGGACCCCGTCTGCGGGATGGAGGTCAACCCCGAGGAGGCCGACTACTCGACTGAACACGACGGTCAGACATACTACTTCTGCTCGCAGTCCTGTAAGGGCAGCTTCGACCCGGAAGAGGCCAATACCACGATCCGCGAGCAGGCGACCTCCCTCTCGGGTTGGAAGGCGCTCGCGGACAAGCAGTGGTCGGAGTGGGGGATGCTCTGGGACGAAATCGCCATCGGGTTCATCTTTGCCGGTCTCATCGCTGGCTTCATTCCCGAGAGCGTCTGGACCTCCGTCTTCTCCGGGCCGACGTTCGGACTCCCAGTGTACGTCTTCTGGACGGCAGTCCTCGGTGCGGTCATCGGCGTCGCGACGTTCGTTTGCTCGGTCGGAAACGTCCCGTTCGGCGCCGTCCTCTACGCCAACGGCTTGCCGTTCGGATCGGTGCTCTCGTACATCTATGCGGACCTCATCGTCCCGCCGATCATGGACGCGTACCGTGAGTACTACGGCACGAAATTCGCGGCCATCCTCTCTGGAATGATCTTCGTCTCCGCCGTGCTCACGGGCTTTGTCATTCACTTCATCTTCCTCGGGGCGGGGGTCATTCCAGACCCATCGAGCGTCCAGATTGCAGAGGTAAAGATCGAGATGAACTACAAGATGATATTGAACGTCCTCGCAACGGTGTTCTTCCTATTCCTCTACTGGCTGCACCGTTCGGACTCGATCGGAGATGAGGAGCATGGCGAGCACGCTCACACAGCCGACTAACGCTCTCGGTCTCTCTCGTTTAGTCGGTCGGCATCTTTGCTGTGCCAGTAGTCGGTGATCGTGGTGACGAGTTCGTCGATGGAGCTGACCCCTCGGCTAGGACAGACACCCCGCGACCCCGGCGAAATAGAACTTGCACGCAATCTAGACACGGCTGGTGAAAACGGGGTCACACGGACGTAGCTCGTCTCGAGTTCAGCACCGATGGCGATGGTACCAAACGGTTCTAGTTCGCGGTAGCGATTGCTAGTGCGCTTGATTCTGCTGCAAGTCGTCACTCGGATAGATTCGATACGTCCGCCCCTGCCGTTCACGATACAACAATCCGCGCTTCTCGAGGGCGCTGACCGTCTGACTTACCTTGCTCTTCGAGAAGTCGGAGCGATCCCGCAGTTCGATCTGCGTAATGCCGGGCGAGGATAGGACTGGTTCGAGGATACGGCGTTCGTCTTCCGGAAGGAGGTCTAACACGCGAGCCTGTGGCTGAGATTCTGGATTGATGGACCCATCTGGTTGGGTGGTCCCCTCCGACGATTCGGCGATCTCAGGGTCGGTCGGAACCGCCATCTCATGCTGTGAGCGGACGTTTACGTCTGTGCTGGTGAGGTCGTCCCGGACCGCGAGATACCCCCCACCGATGACAGCCGAGATGAGGAGGGTTCCAAGGACGTACCAGAGCGGGTTCGTTCCGTGAACCGTCCCCATCGACGTGCCCATCATCGATCCCATCTGCTCGAAGGCCTGCTGTTGCTGGTACGCTTGCCAGCTGAGTACCCCGCCGATGATAACGACGGCAGCGACGAGGAGACCGACGACTGCATCGGCTCGCCGTCGATTCATCCATCCCACCTCGATATATCGTGATACTCGATCATGCCCGAGAGTTGGCGAGACATCGGTGTACCAGTTTTGATTGACCGAGACAAGAAGAGTCTGGATGGACTTCCCGAACACTCGTCGAGGTCGAGCGTTGAAGTGGCTGTTCACGTCCGTTTTGGACGGGAAGGCCAAACTCTACGACCACACCCACAAGGAACTCGTGTTCTTCAAACAGCGGCTCGAATCTGAGACCGCCACGTCGACTCCGTAATCGATACCAGCGGGCCGATCTCTCGACTGTGATCCGGCTGCGGATCGACGAATCGGTTGAGAACGCATATCTGACACTCAGCGTAGTAATCGGTAAATCCGCACCAGACCATCTCTACTCTATGGAGGATCACTCTAGCCACGATCGCCACAGTCAACCCGAGGGATACAGCCTTGGCGGACACGCTTCACTGGGTGGACTGTCGGTGGACGCAAACGACTTCGCTTCGTACCGATGGACACGCGCTTCACTCCAGGCGACCCATCGGACTGGAGCTTTCAGATCGTCACGTCGAACGGTGATATCGTAACCGAGTTCGACGAGGCTCACGGACAGCGCAGCCACCTGATCGTCGTCCGTCGGGATCTGACCCGATTCCAGCACCTCCATCCGATGCTCAACGCCGATGGAACGTGGCGTGTTGGGGAATTCTCCCTCCCCGATCCCGGTGTCTACAGGGCGTTCGTCGACCTAGTCGTCGACAGTCGACCGACGACGCTCGGATTCGATCTCTTTGTCCCCGGTCCGATGGAGGTTGCGCCGCGCCCAGATACCTCATACCGTGCAACGACAGACGGATACGATATCGAACTCCGTACTGGCGGGATACTCGCCAGCGAGTCGGTCGAGTTAGCATTCGAAATCAGCAGTGAAGATGGGCCCGTGTCGCGTCTGGACCCGTATCTCGGCGCACTCGGCCATCTCGTTGCGCTCCGTGAGGGTGATCTCGCCTATCTGCACGTCCACCCCGAAGAGACGAGTCCCGACAGCGGTAGAGTCGTATTCGGCGCGCAGTTCCCAACTCCTGGCCGGTACCGGCTGTTCCTCCAGTCGAAACCGGACGGGACGCTCATCACGACCCAGCACGATATTCGAATCGAGAGCTAACAGCTGGTGATGAGTGCCCCCGAAGCGGATGAATTCATAGCCCTCTGCAGGAGATTTCATCTTCCACAGGGGCAGATGCTGTTCGGTTCGTAGCCGTGCCTAACAGCGAAAATTCGACGGTCAGACGTCCGATGTGTGGTTCGTTCTGTCGGCTGGTTTGTACCAGTCTCGTTTTGTGTCGATGTGGCCCTCCCCGAAGACCCAGACATATTTGTCATCAGCCGTTGACATTATGGGCGGAGGATTGTGTGATAATGACACGCAATACTACCCAACGATCCCGGCGAACAGTTCTCAGACACGGTGCCGTGCTCGCGGGGGCAGCTGTGCTCGGTCTCGCCTCGTCTGGCAGTGCGACCGCCGCTCCCGGGAAACCGGACACGACACCGCCCGCGAGGAGGTTTCCTGTGAGCTCCGAGAGGATGTCTGCCTCGGTGACGAGCGTGCCGAGGAGTAGTAACGCGCCGCTACCGGCCACTCCCCATCCGAGCAGAGCGGGTCTTCGACCCGTGGCGGAGTCGGTGAACCGTCTCATTCCTGCGATTCCACCGACGAGAACACTCCCTAGTACGACGACAAACAGCAGGAAATTCCGGACGATGACCCCGGCGAGCGCGCTGGTCACTGCGAAGATACCGAGCAAGCCGGGCGTGATGCTACCCGTGGATGCAAACACGACGAAGGGACCATCTCTCGCGTCGGGGAGTTCTGTTGCCGTCATCCGATTACCTTCGACGGTGCCGAATCCACTGGCGATCGTCATCCCCTCTGGTGCGACTACCGTCAACTCGTCGGCACCGAGGCCGGTGTAGACGTACGCGCCGGGGGAATCGCGGAAGTACGTGAGCGTCTGCGTCCCAAAGACGCTCTCTCGAACAACACCGAGTGTCCGGTACCAGACCACGAACGTTCCGTTGACGGCGTCCGCAGCGAGTAGCTCGTGTTCGATGCCGGAGCCGTATCGAACGCCGAAACTGTCGCCGGCGACCGCGCAAGCGAGTGATTCGTTCGCTGCAAGGCGGTCCAACACGGACTCGTTCGTCGGGACGACACGAGCCGTCCAGGTCGCAGACCCGTTGTCGTGGACCCGGACTGTTGCCTCACCGTGACGGGCCTCGGTCGCAAGTCCATGCGAGGCTGCTGCGCGGACGAAGCCATCACCACACGGTGGACAGGCCGACACCGGAGCGGGACTGGCAGTGACGGGGACGGCCGCACCGACGATGACGAGGATCACCAGCGCAGAAAGCGCGAACGGGAGGACTCGACGAGAATTCATTTCGAAAAGGATGTTCACTTCAGTGGAAAAAGAACTGGGTTGGCTACAATCGGCGTTTGAAATACGACCCCGTGTTACGTCAGTCGAGCTGGCGGA
This genomic window from Halogeometricum sp. S1BR25-6 contains:
- a CDS encoding SHOCT domain-containing protein, translating into MGLWGLLWMGLLIAVPLYIGYTLLNRGSGGNNEQSLSVLRERYARGELSDDAFDRRRKQLERTG
- a CDS encoding plastocyanin/azurin family copper-binding protein; this encodes MSGWANNYFDPIGLHVDPGTTVRFEIAAGAHSATAYENRIPSDASVFDSGTISSGSFEYTFEEPGTYDYYCIPHKSIGMVGRIVVGSPGGPAAESPIPDGDVPESDAIVEQGAIAYGSSTGGDGNSDGGIMGPGMGSGSGMMNGRNGGWGRGLPFVSGALGILGLVAGLLYWALGRDDAPPESDDSAMETLQRRYARGEIDEAEFQRRRERLVRNQEN
- a CDS encoding helix-turn-helix transcriptional regulator, producing MNRRRADAVVGLLVAAVVIIGGVLSWQAYQQQQAFEQMGSMMGTSMGTVHGTNPLWYVLGTLLISAVIGGGYLAVRDDLTSTDVNVRSQHEMAVPTDPEIAESSEGTTQPDGSINPESQPQARVLDLLPEDERRILEPVLSSPGITQIELRDRSDFSKSKVSQTVSALEKRGLLYRERQGRTYRIYPSDDLQQNQAH
- a CDS encoding DUF302 domain-containing protein, translating into MEYTIQTSVTGEFDDVVDTTIAALKDEGFGVLCDIDIQATLKEKLGEEFRQYRILGACNPPLAYEGLTEEIELGALLPCNVIVYETDDGEVMVSAVDPQQLVGIADNDALDSIATEVNERFERVLSAVTDELGSKSET
- a CDS encoding SHOCT domain-containing protein, which codes for MPSPNQLDTTTIVLLILGAIILLPLLTMGMGFGGMMGYGGIMGQYGGTGGWWPLVGMLVPLIFLLILLGGGYLVFRRMSETQTSRDPAMEELRTAYARGDLTDEEFEARRERLEQSE
- a CDS encoding SHOCT domain-containing protein; amino-acid sequence: MSTERTSDGLLRIILIVLAVIVLFPLLMMVFAMPMMGMMGWWWGGGMAGGLSPLWGIGMMLVWLVVLVGIGYRLYRGLVGGVGSSLTGDRALEELRVAYARGDLSDEEFEERRTKLSRKESQ